In Helicobacter mastomyrinus, the sequence TATGGTGTGCATTAATATATGTGATATTAGCATAAATAATTTGCACATTATCGGGTCTGTCAAATCCCCAAGCGATAAAGTCTAAGACATCATTTGAAGCAAAAAAGTCATCAGCATTAAGAAAGCCTATAATATCGCCATTAGCGTATTTCAAGCCCTTATTCATACCATCATATATACCCTTATCGCTTTGGCTTATGACTATGAGGGACAAGCCCCTTTTTTCATAACGTGGGCGGTAAGATTCTATAATTTGCAAGGTCTCATCGCTACTTTTAGCATCAATAATAATATGCTCAAAATCATTATATTTTTGCGATAGCACAGAATCGAGTGTATAGGATATGCTAGAAGCAGCATTAAAAGCAGTGGTAATAAGGGAGATTCTAGGCGGCATTTGACTGCCTTAAGAGAATAAAATGAGGGGTAGGGGTGCTTAGAGCTTGATATGTGTAAAGCTTAGGATATATACACTTAGACGGATATAAGTAAGGCAGCGATTCCAATACTGCAAGGATAGTATGCAGCAAAGCATATAGGGCGAACAAATGCCTGTGTAAAATGGCAGAGGCTTTAAGGGAGCAATAAGGTTTTGCTCTACAAGGGGTGATAGATGAGTACGTATTATATCTAGGAGCGATGTTTGCTTTGCCCCCCCCCCTGTTTATTTTATTATTCATTCCATAGTGTTGCGGAGTGTAAAAGCGAGATTCTAAAATCATAAGTGAGCCGAGGTTGTTCCCCATTATTTTGGCAATTTTAGGTGCGAGAGGATTATGCACTACAAGCTCTTTTGCAAGAGTATGTAGAGCTTGGATAATATGGCGCATATCAAGGATTTTTTTCTCTACTTTGGCTTTATTTTGCGTGATAGAGATATGATTGAGGCAATACACATAGAGTCGTGCGTTGATACCCACATAGCTTTTAGCCAAGAGGCTGATGATAAAAAAATGCAACATATCCTCTGCCATAATAAGCTTTAGCGGGATATAGGTTTGTATAAGTGGTAGAGTCTGCTTTAATAGAGTGCTTTTGAAGCATTTATCCCAAAGTGTGAATTTAGGAAAATGATAGTTTTTGAGGAAAAAATTATAAGCAATGTTTGTATTGCTTAATGGCTTGAGAGAGAGCCCAATAGGCAGGATATAGCGTAGTTTATGTGCAGCATTTGCCAGAAGCGAAGTCTTTTTATTGCCCTTATAGTGTATATTAAAGTGGATTATATCAGGCTCTTTGTGCGCTAATAGTGTTTGCTCTAGGACTTCACACATTTTAGATTCTATATAATCATCAGCATCTATAAAGCAGATATATGCTCCTTTGGCGTGTTTGATACCCTCAATGCGTGCAGCAAAAGTGCCTAGATTTTGAGAATTGCGGATAATTCTAATGCGAGAATCGCGCTTAGCGTAGGATTTTGCAATATCTATTGCCCCATCATTCCCGCAATCATCGATAATAAGTATCTCAATATCCCTAAAGCTTTGGTTTATACAAGATTCTAAGCAGATGGCTATATAATCTTTGGTATTGTAGGTAGGGATAATAAGGGAGATTCTAGGCGACATATCTGCCCTTTTCTACATAAGGCAATGTAGCGTGATGGGATTTGCTGACATAAGATAAAGATCCTTAAGAAGATAAGATGAGGATAGGATTATAAAGTAGGATTACTTAATATTTGTTTTATAACCGCCATTTGCCAAAGCTGCAGATAAAGACAAAAAGACGAACGCAGTTTTGCCACCTGAAAGCATAGAGAAGCGATAGGATAGTGCTTTTCACATAAGGGGGGATATCGCAAGTCTTGCTAAAGCCGTGTTTGTTAAGAATTTGCATAGAGGCATAGAGTTCAAAGGAGCTAAAATCCCTGCTTTCTATCATTAATGTGGAGGCGACTTTGCGTTGATACTTGTAAATAAGTGCGTGATGATGGGGGTAGAGTATGCATAAATGTGAAGTGATATGCAAAAGCTTGTCTAAAAAATATTGCTTTTGCGCTAATCGCTTTGGGCTTTTGTCTTTAGTGATGGATTGGGGGTTATGGCAATAGGTATAGAGGCTTTGGGAGATTCCATAATAGCTATGAGAGTGCAGACTTGCTACTAGCACGAGTAGCCCATCTTCAAGCATATTGAGCGGAGGGGCAAACTCACAGGATTTCAGGGCTTGGAGTAAAATCTTTTTTGGGTAGATTTTATCACAAAGGCTTTGTGTATTATTCCCCGCACTTAAAAAGTAGCGCATAGCCTCACCCTCAAGCCTTCCTTTATGCACGATGGGCTTAATGCGCTTAAGCTCTCTAGGCTTATAGTCTATGCCAAAATGCACTATATCTACTTGTTTTTCTTCTATCGTATGGTAGGCTACTTCACAGGCATTTAGAGCCAGATAATCATCAGGATCGGCAAACATACAATACTCACCTTTTGCCTCTAGGATACCCCTTGCCCTAGCGTGAAAAGTGCCTAGATTACACGGATTATGGACAATGCGGATTCTCTTATCTAATAGGGCATACTGGGTAGCAATATGTATAGAATCATCACTCCCGCAATCATCTACGATAATGATTTCAATCTCTTTTAGGCTTTGGTTAATGCAGGATTCTAAGCAACGCGATATATAACTTTGCACATTATATACAGGGATAATGATAGCGATTTTGCTTAGAGTTTGATTTTGCCCAGTGTGAGGAGGGCTGCTAGGATTCTCACATAGGTTTGCCATTTGCGATGAAAGGCAAGAGAGCGAATGCAGGCTTTGAGGTAGGGAATTAAGCATCTTATACCCCCCCCCCCATTAGCTAATAGCCCATCATAGCGATATTCTAATTCTCGCACACTTTTTAGGATATTGATTGCGTGGGTTTGTGCGGGGATAAAGGCAGGATTTGCTTTGAGAATCGGTATTTGGTTAAGTTTTTTTAACTCATTAATCACGCAGGAAATATCAGCGATTTTTTTATCACGTGTGGCAATGTCGGTCTTACGTGTGATAGAGGCAGCGCTATCACAATAGATATAGAGTTTATCTTTAATGCCTATGCTTTTTTGTGCTAAAGCACATAGCCAAAAGCTTTTTAACACATCTTCTGCCATAGTAAGGCGAGGATTCTCGCCCATATGTGCTACGATAAAATCGATGACGTGCACTATGTGCGAAGCTTTATAAAGCTTCGCCCATATGTGCCACGGAGGTGTGGCACAATGGGCGAAGACTTCACTAAGCACCTCCTCTTCGTAGAGTGTCTTTGTAATCACAGGAGGACTAACACGCCTAAAGGTTCTTGGTTCAAAGCGCATACCAAAAAAGACAATATCAGGGAGAGAATCTTGCAGGGGGTAGGGGGCATAGGATTGTATATTTTGAGGGGAGTAAGAGGTGCATTGAGCCTCTTGCAAGATTCTTTGATAGGCTTTTTCACAGGTATATAAGTCTATATAATCATCAGCATCAATAAAGCTAAGATACAACCCCCTTGCTTCTTTTGCCCCTTTGATACGTGCAGCAAAAGTCCCTAGATTCTGTGGATTATGAATAATTTTAATGCGAGAATCTAATGTCGCATAAGCTTTGATAATCTCCATTGCGCCATCACTCCCGCAATCATCTACGATAATGATTTCAATCTCTTTTAGGCTTTGGTTAATGCAGGATTCTAAGCAACGCGATATATATGGACGGACATTATACACAGGGATAATAAGCGAGATAATGGGGGTATTCATCTTATGCCCCCCCCCCCGTTACATTTTTTATAAGCCTTAGGGCTTTAATGGGCGCGTTTGTGATAGTATAAAGTGTTTTGTAGAGTATTTTGCAAGTATGGAGGCTGATATAATCATCTCCATCAACAGGCAGTATATATCGTCCTTTGGCTATCCTCTCTCCTGTGATACGCGCGGCGAATAGTCCTAGATTACACGGATTATGGACAATGCGGATTCTCTTATCTAATAGGGCATACTGGGTAGCAATATGTATAGAATCATCACTCCCGCAATCATCTACGATAATGATTTCAATATCATATAGAGTTTGATTGATACAAGAGCGCAAACATCGCTCAATATATGCTCCGACATTATACACAGGGATAATGATAGAGATAAGGGGGTTATTTAGCATTGTAGATACTTTGAATCTTATGCGATATGGCTGTGGGTAAAAGCATTTTGATGGTATATTTTATGAGACACAATGCGTATTTGCAGATAAAAATAGGAATATGATATGGATTGTGCGCAGAGATGATACGTAATTCTTCTTTGAAAAATTGCCAACTTGGCTTAGAGCTTATGCCATAGATATTATAAACACTCACAATCATATCAACATAGTAAAAACGGCTTCCTTGATTGTATATCTTTGTGAAAAAGGCATTGTCTGCACAGATTTTAAAGCTTGTATCAAAATGATATTTCTTTAGGAGTGAGGTTTTAACAAATACACTTTGGTGGCAAAAGGGCATACGATACGCGGGATTACTTTTAATATGTGGAATCTTGCTGTGCTGTTCGCTGATATAAAAAAGTGTATCGCCATAAATGGCACTTATTGGCGTGGTAGTCATATCAAACCTTGCAAGTGAAATAAAGGGGAGATTATAGCAAAAGTTTTATATAAACTTATAAGATTTAAGGGCAGCTAAGTGTTGCTTTGCCTTTTTAAATATCCCAAGCACGCGCATATAATTTTTGTACCTTTGCTCTTCAAATAGTCTTAAGCAGGCTCTGCCTCTTCTAAAGGATTTTTCATAGGGTTGCTCCATAATGGAGAGAAGGAATGTTTGCAATGTCTTATCAAAGTATGCCTTATGCCCTGCGTCTAAAAAAAGTGGTTCTTTAAGCATATTAAGCTTGGCTTCATCATTAGTATCAATATGGCGTATATATTCTATGAGGGATTGGGTGTTGTGAAAATTATGCGCATACACAAGAGCTTTTGTATTTACCCCCCCCCCGCTAGATTCTATATTGCCTTGCAAATGCGTATCGCCCCAATAAATAGGGATAGTTTGCGCGGCAGCAGCTTGGATAAGCTTTTCTGTGAGGTAGCCCGGGGTAGAGGAGTTTTCAAAACAAAGTGAAAAAAGGCATTGCTGTTGAAAGGCAAATTTATCTTTGATTGCTCCGCCGATATTATTGAGGTATTTTCCTGTTGAATCTACCTTTTTATAAGCATTGAGTGCGCGGAATGTAGCCTCTCGCAAGGGATCAGCCCTACCATTGCTGACGATGAAATTGCAAAATCGTGTTTTGTTTTGAAGTGTTTTTGAAGATATGTTTTCGTGCTTATGCAAGGCTTTTTCAAAATCTGCTTCATAAAAAAGATAGAGTGGATAGCGTATATAGCGGTCAAGGAATTGAATATGCTCAAACCCAATGGCATAGTCGCATATATTAAAGTTAGGAGTGATATTTTCTCCTGTGTAGAAAATTCTCACACAATCATAATGGATATGCTCCACGCCAAAC encodes:
- a CDS encoding glycosyltransferase family 2 protein; protein product: MSPRISLIIPTYNTKDYIAICLESCINQSFRDIEILIIDDCGNDGAIDIAKSYAKRDSRIRIIRNSQNLGTFAARIEGIKHAKGAYICFIDADDYIESKMCEVLEQTLLAHKEPDIIHFNIHYKGNKKTSLLANAAHKLRYILPIGLSLKPLSNTNIAYNFFLKNYHFPKFTLWDKCFKSTLLKQTLPLIQTYIPLKLIMAEDMLHFFIISLLAKSYVGINARLYVYCLNHISITQNKAKVEKKILDMRHIIQALHTLAKELVVHNPLAPKIAKIMGNNLGSLMILESRFYTPQHYGMNNKINRGGGKANIAPRYNTYSSITPCRAKPYCSLKASAILHRHLFALYALLHTILAVLESLPYLYPSKCIYPKLYTYQALSTPTPHFILLRQSNAA
- a CDS encoding glycosyltransferase family 2 protein codes for the protein MLNSLPQSLHSLSCLSSQMANLCENPSSPPHTGQNQTLSKIAIIIPVYNVQSYISRCLESCINQSLKEIEIIIVDDCGSDDSIHIATQYALLDKRIRIVHNPCNLGTFHARARGILEAKGEYCMFADPDDYLALNACEVAYHTIEEKQVDIVHFGIDYKPRELKRIKPIVHKGRLEGEAMRYFLSAGNNTQSLCDKIYPKKILLQALKSCEFAPPLNMLEDGLLVLVASLHSHSYYGISQSLYTYCHNPQSITKDKSPKRLAQKQYFLDKLLHITSHLCILYPHHHALIYKYQRKVASTLMIESRDFSSFELYASMQILNKHGFSKTCDIPPYVKSTILSLLYAFRWQNCVRLFVFICSFGKWRL
- a CDS encoding glycosyltransferase family 2 protein, giving the protein MNTPIISLIIPVYNVRPYISRCLESCINQSLKEIEIIIVDDCGSDGAMEIIKAYATLDSRIKIIHNPQNLGTFAARIKGAKEARGLYLSFIDADDYIDLYTCEKAYQRILQEAQCTSYSPQNIQSYAPYPLQDSLPDIVFFGMRFEPRTFRRVSPPVITKTLYEEEVLSEVFAHCATPPWHIWAKLYKASHIVHVIDFIVAHMGENPRLTMAEDVLKSFWLCALAQKSIGIKDKLYIYCDSAASITRKTDIATRDKKIADISCVINELKKLNQIPILKANPAFIPAQTHAINILKSVRELEYRYDGLLANGGGGIRCLIPYLKACIRSLAFHRKWQTYVRILAALLTLGKIKL
- a CDS encoding glycosyltransferase family 2 protein, with protein sequence MLNNPLISIIIPVYNVGAYIERCLRSCINQTLYDIEIIIVDDCGSDDSIHIATQYALLDKRIRIVHNPCNLGLFAARITGERIAKGRYILPVDGDDYISLHTCKILYKTLYTITNAPIKALRLIKNVTGGGA
- a CDS encoding glycosyltransferase family 10 domain-containing protein; the encoded protein is MFGVEHIHYDCVRIFYTGENITPNFNICDYAIGFEHIQFLDRYIRYPLYLFYEADFEKALHKHENISSKTLQNKTRFCNFIVSNGRADPLREATFRALNAYKKVDSTGKYLNNIGGAIKDKFAFQQQCLFSLCFENSSTPGYLTEKLIQAAAAQTIPIYWGDTHLQGNIESSGGGVNTKALVYAHNFHNTQSLIEYIRHIDTNDEAKLNMLKEPLFLDAGHKAYFDKTLQTFLLSIMEQPYEKSFRRGRACLRLFEEQRYKNYMRVLGIFKKAKQHLAALKSYKFI